A genome region from Cervus canadensis isolate Bull #8, Minnesota chromosome 10, ASM1932006v1, whole genome shotgun sequence includes the following:
- the TRDMT1 gene encoding tRNA (cytosine(38)-C(5))-methyltransferase isoform X2: MILMSPPCQPFTRIGLQGDVTDPRTNSFLYILDILPRLQKLPKYILLENVKGFEVSSTRDLLIQTIENCGFQYQEFLLSPTSLGIPNSRLRYFLIAKLQPEPFPFQAPGQVLMEFPQTESEYPPKYAVNAEKKTEEKKIEPNISFDSSTQCSGKEAILFKLETAGEIDRKQQQDSDLSVRMLKDFLEDDIDKHSFFLPPKSLLRYALLLDIVKPTSRRSMCFTKGYGRYIEGTGSVLQTTEDVQIENIYKSLTGLSQEEKIMRLSMLQLRFFTPKEIANLLGFPPEFGFPEMTTVKQRYRLLGNSLNVHVVATLIKILCD, from the exons ATGATTTTAATGAGCCCACCCTGTCAGCCCTTCACAAg AATTGGCCTGCAAGGTGATGTGACTGACCCAAGGACAAATAGCTTCTTATATATTCTAGACATTCTCCCAAG attaCAAAAATTACCGAAGtatattcttttagaaaatgttaaaGGTTTTGAAGTATCTTCTACAAG AGATCTGTTAATACAAACAATAGAAAATTGTGGCTTTCAGTACCAAGAATTTCTATTGTCTCCAACCTCT CTTGGCATTCCAAATTCAAGATTACGGTACTTCCTTATTGCAAAGCTTCAGCCAGAGCCTTTCCCTTTTCAGGCCCCTGgtcag GTACTGATGGAGTTTCCCCAAACTGAATCTGAATATCCCCCTAAATATGCAGTaaatgcagaaaagaaaactgaagaaaagaaaattgaaccAAATATTAGCTTTGACAGCAGTACACAGTGTTCTGGAAAAGAGGCCATTCTTTTTAAGCTTGAAACTGCAGGAGAAATTGACAGGAAACAGCAACAGGACAGCGATCTCTCTGTGCGGATGCTGAAAGATTTTCTTGAAGATGACATTGACAAGCATTCATTCTTTTTACCACCAAAGTCACTACTGCGATATGCTCTTTTGTTAGACATTGTTAAACCCACTTCCAGAAGATCCATGTGCTTTACAAAAGG TTATGGACGCTACATAGAAGGGACAGGATCTGTGTtgcagacgacagaggatgtgcaG ATTGAGAATATCTACAAATCGCTTACCGGTTTGTCACAAGAAGAAAAGATAATGAGATTGTCAATGCTTCAACTTCGATTTTTCACTCCTAAAGAAATAGCAAATCTCCTTGGATTTCCTCCAGAGTTTG GATTTCCTGAGATGACAACTGTCAAACAGCGTTATCGTCTACTTGGAAATAGTCTCAACGTGCATGTTGTAGCTACACTAATCAAAATCCTATgtgactaa